The DNA window CTTGCCACATCCCGACGGAGCAGAGATTACGAATAGGCTCGCCTTTCTCATGACTCCTGCTCCGGGTTATCGGCAAAAAGCACCGTTGAAGAAGACTCTCGAGAACTCTGGTCTATTGAGGCGAGCCTCTGAGCCAGTGTCTCCGCCTGCACGCCTGAAAGTATTACGTGGTTGCTGTCGGTAATGATGATGGAACGCGTCTTCCTTCCCATCGTGGCATCGATGAGTCGATTTGCCTTTCGGGCATCTTCCTTCAATCGCTTCATGGGTGCAGAAGAAGGAGAAACAATGGCCACAATTCTGTTGGCAACGACCGAGTTCCCGAATCCTATGTTTACTACCTTTATTTGCATTCGGACTTTCCTGATCACCCGAACTGCAAATCGGTGCAATTCGAGGCCGGGGTATTTGTTATCCGCCTTTCAGAACGGCCCGAAGCCCCGGCTGGCGGTATTTTCAGGCCGTCCGTAGCCTCCACATAAGGTGCAGAGGCCGGCAATGTTGCCTCCTTCATCTCTGTTCCTGAGACCTCTAACCGCCTCGGCGTTGAGAAGTCTCTGACAGAGGGATAAATATGCCCATCTTTGGGCTCGAGCCCCACGGAATAGGGAAACAGCACCTCAGGAGCATCTTTTCCGGTCCCTTTTCGCACCTCACGTCCGCTCCCGATTTCTTTTAGTGCAGTTAACGAAAACTCTTCCATGTCGGCTATGATTCTATCGTGCGCTGTGAGTTAACCGTTGTGAACCCCACATTCCTATTCTATGTTCTGGACCTGTTCTTTTAGTTTTGCTATCTCCGTCCTCAGCACCACAACGGCCTGAGAAATATCCAGATCCGATGCTTTAGCCCCGATGGTCGTTGCTTCTCTCTGCATTTCCTGGACTAAAAAATCGAGTTGACGACCCTCCGCCGGTTCCGGATCGTTCAGCAAAGACCGGAACTGTCCTATGTGGCTTTTGAGACGAACTATTTCCTCCGCAATATCCGATCTTTCGGTCAGAAATACTATTTCTTGAGTCAGTCGATTTTCGTCAAGAGCAACCGGAAGGTCTCTCAAAAGTTCCATTATGCGGTCTCTGAGTCTATCTCTCAATGTAAGAAGGCTTGCCTCCCGGATTTTCTCTATGGCAGAAATGGCCTGTTCAATTTTTTCCAGGTATTTACAGCAGGCCTTTCTCAGCTCTTCACCTTCCGCAGCCCTCATCGAAACCAGCATTTCCAGAGCACCCCTGGTTACCTCCCTCACGCTTCCGGAAAAAAGATCGAGATAATCTTTCAGTTCAACCTGTTCGAAAATGTAAGGAATGCGGAGAACGTCCTCGAACCGTGGGGAGGCTATGGAGGGAAGGGAAGAAGATATTTCCTGAAGACGGTACCAGTAAAGCCGGAACAGGTCTGGGTTTATTGGCGGGGCTTTTAGTTCCGGAAGCGTCGCCTCAACGCTTACGAATACCTCAACTCTTCCGCGTCGTACAGCCTTCCGGACAATTTGCCTGATTTCCGGTTCGAACTCTCCGAGCCCTCTGGGAAGTCGTACGGTAACATCAAGGCCTTTTCCGTTCAGCGATCGCATCTCCACCGTTACCGTGAAACCCTCTCTCGTAATGCTGGCCTTTCCGTAGCCGGTCATGCTGTAGATCATCGGTTCAATCCTCTTTTTTCTGCTCCTCTGAAGGAAGTCTATAAGGATTTACCGGTAACCTGCCCGTCTTCAGGTAATGGAGCTTCTGGCGGAGAACACCTAGGAAATGCCTCAATACAGGATCTCTGTAATCCGGATAGGTCCACTGAAGCGGTTCGTACTGACCTCGACGGAAAATAAGCGTCAGATCTGCATAAATGCCTCTGGATAGATACACCCGATGGGTATAGTTCTTACCCGTAGCCAGAACAAGCCGTTCTTCGCTTAACAGTCCCGGATCGAGGTTTACTCTTCGACGGCCGTTCTGAGCCAGCCCGGCCTCTATTTCATTGGTCTTCAGCTTTATATCGGCCAGTTTATCCTGGTTCACGGGTCTTTCGAAAACTCCGTAAACCCTGTAGATGGGTGTTCCCATTTCGGCGTTGTAATAGCCGGTTTCGGTAAAAACTCTCGGTCCGGTAAGAAAACTCAACGGGCCAAAGACCTTTTCCAGTTCTACCAGAGCGCTCTTATAGGCACCTGCATCGGAATAAAGAATGCCCAGGAAAAGAAAAGCAGACGACGGCTCACGGGGGATACTCATGTGATCCTGCCTCCGGAAAGAACACTTCGGAGTGTTTCGAGAGATATTACGGCCGTGCCCGGCTCTCCCACGACGTATCCCGCTGCGACGTTGGCAATGTAGGCGGCTTCGGCCATGCTCAGGCCGGCGCACATACCCACCGCAAGAGTTGCCACCACGGTATCGCCGGCCCCTGTGACATCGTAAACCTTTCTGGCCACGGCTGGAAGGTACAGAATCTGACCGTCTTCGGAAAAAAGGCTCATGCCTTCAGAACCCCGGGTTATCAGGACGTATTGACATCTATATCTCCTGAGAAGCTCTTTCCCGACGGAAATGACGTCTTCTTCGCTGTGATTTCCGGCCATAAGCAGTGCTTCGGCGAAATTGGGCGTAATGACCGTAACCCCTTCAAAAAGCGGGGCATTTAAAACCTTGGGGTCAACAATGATGGGCACCTCTGAAAGAGTGGCTCGTTGTTTAATCTCTTTCATAAGCTCCGGTATTACAACGCCCTTGGCATAGTCCGAAACGACGATGGCGTCAAAAGACTTAAGGTCTCCCAGAAAGGAAAGTATGTGCTTCAGTTCCCTGCCCGAAAGGGGCCTTTTTACCTCCCTGTCGAAACGCACGACATGCTGGCTGTGGGCTATCACCCGGGTTTTTACCGTTGTAGGACATTCCTCCGAAACGACCACGGCCGCCGTATCGATCCCGGCCTCCTTCAGCATCTTCATTAATTCTTCACCGTCCGGATCGTTTCCAACCCTTCCTGCGATAAATACCCGGGCTCCCAGCGCCGAAGCATTGTGCGCCACGTTTGCCGAGCCTCCGGGCACGCGGCTATCGCCTTCAATTTCCACCACCGGCACCGGAGCTTCCGGAGAAATACGCCTTACTCGTCCCCAGAGAAACACATCCAGCATAAGATCGCCGATAACACAGATTCGCACATCCTGGAAACGACTCAAGGCTCCGTGGAGACGATTCAGGTCAGGAACGAACATTTTGGGTCTTCTCCGGGGTTTCAATCGAGGGGTTTAGCCTCTTCAACGAGCATTATCGGGATTCCGTCCCTAATTTCGTAGAGCAGACGGCAACCGTCACAAATCAGACCCGTTCCGTCTTCATTCAACCTGACATCTCCTTTACACCTGGGACAGGCCAGTATTTCAAGAAGTTCCGCTTTTATGGTCATAGACACCTCCCTTGCTAACGGATTAACTGGTAAGCCAGATCTCTCATGCTCTGAACCAGAAAAATCTGCAGAAAGTAGATGGCCAGGATAAGCAGTAGCGGAGAAAAGTCTATGCCGGAAAATACGACGGGGAGCCTTCTCCTGATTGCATTTAAAATGGGATCCGTTACGGCATATAAAAATCTTACGATGGGGTTGTAAGGATCTGGATTGACCCAGGATATAAGAGCCCTGATGATCACAACCCACATGTAAAGGTTGAGCACAAGATACACAACCGTAGCAAGCGCTTCCAGTAACCTTCCCATGATAAACATGAGTGCTTCTCCTCCGGTTTCTTTAGAAGGTTTCACAACTTTTGTGAGATCAACCTACTGGGTTTGAATTTCCCTGTCAACGGAATGGGTGGGTGCCGATAGACTGCATGTTACCAGCCCTGCACCCAGAATTGCCAGTCCTGCCGCCTGACTGAAGGATATTTTTTCATCAAGGAATAGGTGCGCAAGAATGGTTGCACCCATGGGTTCG is part of the Thermodesulforhabdus norvegica genome and encodes:
- a CDS encoding YicC/YloC family endoribonuclease codes for the protein MIYSMTGYGKASITREGFTVTVEMRSLNGKGLDVTVRLPRGLGEFEPEIRQIVRKAVRRGRVEVFVSVEATLPELKAPPINPDLFRLYWYRLQEISSSLPSIASPRFEDVLRIPYIFEQVELKDYLDLFSGSVREVTRGALEMLVSMRAAEGEELRKACCKYLEKIEQAISAIEKIREASLLTLRDRLRDRIMELLRDLPVALDENRLTQEIVFLTERSDIAEEIVRLKSHIGQFRSLLNDPEPAEGRQLDFLVQEMQREATTIGAKASDLDISQAVVVLRTEIAKLKEQVQNIE
- a CDS encoding DUF4416 family protein, coding for MSIPREPSSAFLFLGILYSDAGAYKSALVELEKVFGPLSFLTGPRVFTETGYYNAEMGTPIYRVYGVFERPVNQDKLADIKLKTNEIEAGLAQNGRRRVNLDPGLLSEERLVLATGKNYTHRVYLSRGIYADLTLIFRRGQYEPLQWTYPDYRDPVLRHFLGVLRQKLHYLKTGRLPVNPYRLPSEEQKKED
- the rfaE1 gene encoding D-glycero-beta-D-manno-heptose-7-phosphate kinase: MFVPDLNRLHGALSRFQDVRICVIGDLMLDVFLWGRVRRISPEAPVPVVEIEGDSRVPGGSANVAHNASALGARVFIAGRVGNDPDGEELMKMLKEAGIDTAAVVVSEECPTTVKTRVIAHSQHVVRFDREVKRPLSGRELKHILSFLGDLKSFDAIVVSDYAKGVVIPELMKEIKQRATLSEVPIIVDPKVLNAPLFEGVTVITPNFAEALLMAGNHSEEDVISVGKELLRRYRCQYVLITRGSEGMSLFSEDGQILYLPAVARKVYDVTGAGDTVVATLAVGMCAGLSMAEAAYIANVAAGYVVGEPGTAVISLETLRSVLSGGRIT
- a CDS encoding Trm112 family protein, which produces MTIKAELLEILACPRCKGDVRLNEDGTGLICDGCRLLYEIRDGIPIMLVEEAKPLD
- a CDS encoding YggT family protein, with protein sequence MFIMGRLLEALATVVYLVLNLYMWVVIIRALISWVNPDPYNPIVRFLYAVTDPILNAIRRRLPVVFSGIDFSPLLLILAIYFLQIFLVQSMRDLAYQLIR
- a CDS encoding DUF370 domain-containing protein, with the protein product MQIKVVNIGFGNSVVANRIVAIVSPSSAPMKRLKEDARKANRLIDATMGRKTRSIIITDSNHVILSGVQAETLAQRLASIDQSSRESSSTVLFADNPEQES